In a genomic window of Clostridia bacterium:
- a CDS encoding S-layer homology domain-containing protein: MRNVKRALSLVLVLALALTMCVVGAGAAKYTDVPATYAYSSEVQFLSDIEVITGYPDGTFKPENTITRGEAAAVIFRTLAGKESAAQNYQGSTQFSDVSAEHWACGYVNFCTEMGIINGYPDGTFKPDQTVTYAEYVTMLARALGLDIGKDLSYPYGYIAEATVEGINYGVDLGANDPAPRGSVAKLTYNAIFDATYKRIANNIYTTKKPTIAENVLKLQTMEGIISSIESYDWTGSGTAGDGKIRLDYADDLSNDWTNYNGNYGDTWVGDYSLDNSYLGKEVKIWFKEDPVTASGQKIYAVIEKQNTSATLPHIVIRGLIGDDQTKHQITYALNDVDYKAKLDDQVILVENNEAWGNLDFRSTATAAVIAQSEADLATYVGIRAWLPVSWTFIDTDNNGKYDIIHRMVYGFDKVSSINSDVITLENFGSVDRSDNGKVYAWNDGLEDVGEDDWVIYYSDGAVSKGAASSVATYLAMAAGPQFDEAGLYGDTDYATFQKMDFATLEVEKISDHDRYVFDGTTFRTWSANGSYYKDLVSGTTINAEIGDEFDLWYTKQFGGIIASAESADMSTGNFIVLYGIESSVPDRPNANFTVYGFDEKGNDVDFVIKGNKTKGLKEYFAGDGETRTANNVPLNYANLTASLAAATAASGTPYALCEYKMNSANQITELNVYGNISETVNTSGDYKTYFNTKTQVFNKKYNIQDNALVFAINGTTPSNATVRVLTGSFPKVSGTSADVVGYKLKDGEDVKALVTVITTGHFSSSDTEDIIGYLRSVDRFSDHYEYTIAYGNDAATVLSSRVGDIDTIVADDDLFTTDDWTTQMGRKAGMIMFDVTASGNIENMRALTTAAMTTTETNADSEYLAAYVVEKVDSAKKTVTLRPITNANVNASAKPISGADLWSAGEVAGIFAEYDAGVGEVFSLASGANVFVINPNTTNQAGTTLGSLGDLQKATTDAAGNITRGMVVTLAYNGDDDEIIAIFANKEVVK, encoded by the coding sequence ATGAGAAATGTCAAAAGAGCATTGTCTCTCGTGTTAGTGCTTGCTTTAGCATTGACTATGTGTGTTGTAGGCGCCGGCGCTGCAAAGTATACCGACGTTCCCGCAACTTACGCATATTCGTCTGAAGTACAGTTCCTCTCCGACATCGAAGTTATCACCGGTTATCCGGACGGTACCTTCAAGCCGGAGAACACGATCACCAGAGGCGAGGCTGCAGCGGTTATCTTCAGAACCTTAGCAGGTAAAGAATCCGCAGCACAGAACTACCAGGGCAGCACCCAGTTCTCCGACGTATCGGCAGAGCATTGGGCATGCGGTTACGTTAATTTCTGCACCGAGATGGGCATAATTAACGGTTATCCGGACGGTACCTTTAAGCCCGATCAGACCGTTACCTACGCTGAGTATGTAACGATGCTTGCAAGAGCACTTGGTCTTGACATCGGCAAGGACCTCAGCTATCCCTACGGCTACATCGCAGAAGCAACTGTTGAAGGCATCAACTACGGCGTAGACCTCGGCGCAAACGATCCCGCTCCGAGAGGCTCCGTTGCAAAGCTGACCTACAACGCTATCTTCGACGCAACCTACAAGAGAATAGCTAACAACATCTACACCACGAAGAAGCCCACCATCGCTGAGAACGTATTAAAGCTCCAGACCATGGAAGGTATAATCTCCTCTATCGAGAGCTATGACTGGACTGGCAGCGGCACTGCAGGCGACGGCAAGATCAGACTTGACTATGCAGACGACCTTAGCAATGACTGGACCAACTACAACGGCAATTACGGCGACACTTGGGTAGGCGACTACTCTCTTGACAACTCTTACCTCGGTAAGGAAGTTAAGATCTGGTTCAAGGAAGATCCGGTAACGGCTTCCGGCCAGAAGATCTACGCTGTAATCGAGAAGCAGAACACCAGCGCAACTCTTCCCCATATCGTTATCAGAGGTCTTATCGGCGACGACCAGACCAAGCACCAGATAACCTACGCTCTTAACGACGTAGACTACAAGGCAAAGCTTGACGATCAGGTTATCCTCGTTGAGAACAACGAAGCTTGGGGCAACCTCGACTTCAGAAGCACCGCAACGGCAGCCGTTATAGCACAGAGCGAGGCTGACCTTGCAACGTATGTAGGTATTCGTGCATGGCTCCCCGTAAGCTGGACCTTCATCGATACCGACAACAACGGCAAATATGATATCATCCACAGAATGGTATACGGCTTTGACAAAGTTTCCAGCATCAACAGCGACGTTATCACTCTTGAAAACTTCGGTTCCGTTGATCGTTCGGATAACGGCAAGGTATACGCTTGGAACGATGGTCTTGAGGATGTAGGCGAAGACGATTGGGTAATCTACTACTCCGACGGCGCTGTATCCAAGGGCGCAGCTTCCTCTGTTGCAACCTACCTGGCAATGGCAGCAGGTCCGCAGTTTGACGAAGCAGGTCTCTATGGCGATACCGATTACGCAACCTTCCAGAAGATGGACTTTGCAACTCTCGAAGTTGAAAAGATCTCCGACCATGACAGATATGTATTCGACGGCACTACCTTCAGAACTTGGTCTGCAAACGGTTCCTACTACAAGGATCTCGTTTCCGGTACGACCATCAACGCTGAAATAGGCGACGAGTTCGATCTGTGGTACACGAAGCAGTTCGGCGGCATCATCGCATCCGCAGAATCCGCTGACATGTCCACCGGCAACTTCATCGTTCTCTATGGTATCGAGTCTTCCGTTCCGGATCGTCCGAACGCAAACTTCACCGTTTACGGCTTCGACGAGAAGGGCAACGACGTTGACTTCGTAATCAAGGGCAACAAGACGAAGGGCTTAAAGGAATACTTTGCAGGCGATGGCGAGACCAGAACCGCTAACAATGTTCCGCTTAACTACGCTAACCTGACCGCATCGCTGGCAGCAGCTACCGCAGCAAGCGGCACGCCGTATGCACTTTGCGAGTACAAGATGAACAGCGCAAACCAGATCACCGAGCTCAATGTTTACGGTAACATCAGTGAGACCGTTAACACTTCCGGCGATTACAAGACCTACTTCAATACGAAGACTCAGGTATTCAACAAGAAGTACAACATCCAGGACAACGCTCTCGTATTTGCAATCAACGGTACTACTCCGTCGAATGCAACCGTTAGAGTTCTCACCGGCAGCTTCCCGAAGGTTAGCGGCACCAGCGCTGACGTAGTAGGCTACAAGCTGAAGGATGGCGAAGACGTTAAGGCACTCGTAACCGTTATCACCACGGGTCACTTCTCGTCCTCCGACACTGAGGATATCATCGGTTACCTCAGAAGCGTTGACAGATTCAGCGATCACTATGAGTACACTATCGCTTACGGCAATGACGCTGCAACGGTTCTTTCCAGCCGTGTAGGTGACATCGACACCATCGTAGCAGACGACGATCTCTTCACGACCGACGACTGGACGACTCAGATGGGCCGCAAGGCAGGCATGATCATGTTCGACGTAACCGCTTCCGGCAACATCGAGAACATGAGAGCTCTTACCACCGCAGCTATGACGACGACCGAGACCAACGCTGACAGCGAGTACCTCGCTGCATACGTTGTAGAGAAGGTTGACAGCGCTAAGAAGACTGTAACCCTCCGTCCGATCACCAACGCTAACGTAAACGCTTCCGCTAAGCCGATCAGCGGTGCAGACCTCTGGAGTGCAGGCGAAGTTGCAGGCATATTCGCAGAATATGATGCAGGCGTAGGCGAAGTATTCTCGCTCGCAAGCGGCGCAAACGTATTCGTAATCAACCCGAACACGACTAACCAGGCTGGTACTACGCTTGGCAGCCTCGGCGACCTCCAGAAGGCAACGACCGATGCAGCTGGCAACATCACCAGAGGTATGGTTGTAACGCTCGCTTACAATGGCGACGACGATGAGATCATCGCAATCTTCGCTAACAAGGAAGTTGTTAAGTAA
- a CDS encoding sugar phosphate isomerase/epimerase encodes MKISFSTLGCPGWSFDEIYATAKDLGMDGIEIRGIKREMYAPKAIPFKPKNIEETLEKLKRSHISIAMLTSEAELGLKKKAYASVKEAKAYIDFAERVGCEYVRVLCENAIFPSGELDRELLIRQYREVLDYARGKNVYPLMETNGPLADSRVMRDFINEIDRDNAFVLWDIHHPFRVFSENAAYTAENLRGLVKYVHVKDSAIENGEVKYRMMGYGDVPILDCLRILNNAGYDSYISFEWLKRWQPDLSEPGIVFAHFMNYMTYLMRQL; translated from the coding sequence GTGAAAATATCGTTTTCAACACTCGGCTGTCCGGGCTGGTCGTTCGACGAGATTTATGCAACAGCGAAGGATCTCGGCATGGACGGCATTGAGATACGCGGCATAAAGCGTGAGATGTACGCGCCGAAGGCTATACCATTCAAGCCGAAAAATATTGAGGAAACGCTTGAAAAGCTGAAAAGATCGCATATAAGCATAGCCATGCTTACAAGCGAGGCGGAGTTGGGGCTTAAAAAGAAAGCTTATGCGTCTGTGAAAGAGGCGAAGGCATATATAGATTTTGCCGAGCGCGTGGGTTGTGAATATGTGCGCGTTCTGTGCGAAAATGCGATATTCCCATCGGGCGAGTTGGACCGGGAGCTTCTAATACGTCAGTACCGCGAGGTGTTGGATTACGCGCGCGGCAAGAACGTGTATCCGCTCATGGAGACGAACGGTCCGCTTGCGGATTCAAGGGTAATGCGCGATTTTATAAATGAAATCGACCGCGATAACGCCTTTGTCTTGTGGGACATACATCATCCGTTCCGCGTTTTTTCGGAAAACGCGGCCTATACGGCAGAGAATCTGCGCGGCCTCGTGAAATACGTTCATGTGAAGGATTCGGCAATAGAGAACGGCGAGGTAAAATACCGCATGATGGGCTACGGCGACGTGCCGATACTCGACTGCCTGCGAATTCTGAACAACGCAGGCTACGATTCGTATATTTCGTTCGAGTGGCTCAAGCGCTGGCAGCCGGACTTAAGCGAGCCGGGCATAGTGTTTGCGCATTTTATGAATTATATGACGTATCTGATGCGCCAGCTTTGA
- a CDS encoding AMP-binding protein — MSHFRYDKNGMIYMTVGEYLAEVARQYPDHPAVKYTDRDYDRTYKQFNEDCDRIAKALLAIGIKKGDHVAIWATNYPEWLLTLFSTAKIGAVLVTVNTAYKVFEAEYLLRQSDTKALVMIDGYKDSNYVEIINEICPELASSKPGELKSRRLPYLRHVIYVGDETPAGMYNFKDLSAMAKKISNAELRAAKAALSPHDVTNMQYTSGTTGFPKGVMLTHYNILNNGRSIGDAMRFTMNDKLCICVPFFHCFGLVLAVMASITHATSMVPVDYYRPKKVMDAIESENCTAVHGVPTMFIGMLEHPDFDKYTFKYMRTGIMAGSVCPPKVMRDVVEKMHMRHITSVYGQTESSPGCTQTTVDDPIELRVTTVGKRYDNVETKIVDPETGRELGPGEVGEFLTRGYHVMKGYYKMPEATAQAIDKDGWLHTGDLATVDENGYYRITGRLRDMIIRGGENIYPKEIEDFLYTNPKISDVQVVGVPSEQYGEEICACIILKQDETLTEDEVKDFVKRSMAKHKTPSHVLFMDDFPMTASGKIQKFKLRDWAAEQLGLAGSADDHTA, encoded by the coding sequence ATGAGTCATTTCAGATATGACAAAAACGGAATGATCTATATGACGGTAGGCGAATACTTGGCAGAGGTGGCAAGGCAGTATCCCGATCATCCGGCCGTAAAATATACCGACCGCGATTACGACAGAACGTATAAGCAGTTCAACGAGGACTGCGACAGGATAGCTAAGGCGCTTTTGGCGATAGGCATAAAAAAGGGCGACCACGTTGCGATATGGGCCACGAACTACCCCGAATGGCTGCTTACGCTCTTTTCGACGGCGAAGATAGGCGCGGTGCTCGTCACTGTGAATACGGCGTACAAGGTCTTTGAGGCCGAGTATCTTTTGAGGCAGTCCGACACGAAGGCGCTCGTTATGATAGACGGCTACAAGGATTCAAACTATGTTGAGATAATAAACGAGATCTGTCCGGAGCTTGCCTCATCGAAGCCGGGAGAGCTTAAAAGCCGCCGTCTGCCGTATCTTAGGCACGTTATATACGTGGGAGACGAAACGCCCGCCGGTATGTATAACTTCAAAGACTTGAGCGCAATGGCGAAAAAAATATCGAACGCGGAGCTTCGCGCCGCAAAGGCCGCGCTGTCGCCGCACGATGTGACGAATATGCAGTACACCTCCGGTACGACGGGATTTCCGAAGGGCGTAATGCTTACGCATTACAATATTTTAAACAACGGCCGCTCCATAGGCGACGCGATGAGGTTTACGATGAACGACAAACTCTGCATCTGCGTACCGTTCTTTCACTGCTTCGGCCTCGTGCTTGCGGTCATGGCGTCGATAACTCACGCGACCTCGATGGTGCCGGTCGATTATTACCGCCCGAAGAAGGTAATGGACGCGATAGAAAGCGAGAACTGCACCGCCGTTCACGGCGTACCCACTATGTTCATCGGTATGCTTGAGCATCCCGACTTTGATAAATACACGTTCAAATATATGCGTACGGGTATAATGGCCGGCTCCGTATGCCCCCCAAAGGTAATGAGGGACGTCGTTGAGAAGATGCATATGCGCCATATAACGAGCGTGTACGGCCAGACAGAGTCGTCGCCCGGCTGTACTCAAACGACGGTAGACGATCCAATAGAGCTTAGAGTGACGACTGTGGGCAAAAGATACGACAACGTCGAGACGAAGATAGTCGATCCCGAGACGGGCAGAGAGCTTGGCCCCGGCGAGGTAGGAGAGTTTTTGACGAGAGGCTATCACGTTATGAAGGGCTACTACAAAATGCCGGAGGCCACGGCGCAGGCGATAGACAAGGACGGCTGGCTCCACACGGGAGACCTTGCAACGGTCGATGAAAACGGCTATTATAGGATCACGGGACGCCTGCGAGATATGATAATACGCGGAGGCGAGAACATATATCCGAAGGAGATAGAGGACTTTCTCTATACAAATCCCAAAATAAGCGACGTTCAGGTCGTGGGAGTGCCGTCTGAGCAGTACGGCGAGGAGATATGCGCCTGCATAATCTTAAAGCAGGACGAAACGCTTACCGAGGACGAGGTCAAGGATTTCGTAAAGCGTTCGATGGCGAAGCATAAAACGCCGAGCCATGTGCTGTTCATGGATGATTTTCCGATGACTGCAAGCGGCAAGATACAAAAATTCAAGCTGCGCGATTGGGCGGCGGAGCAGCTCGGTCTTGCGGGAAGCGCCGATGATCATACGGCATAG
- a CDS encoding TrpB-like pyridoxal phosphate-dependent enzyme yields MSEKTIPYKIYLEESEMPTSWYNMRADMKNKPAPLLNPGTLKPLTAEEMSGIFCEELVAQELDDTTPYIKIPEEIRNFYKMYRPSPLVRAYCLEEKLGTPAKIYYKFEGNNTSGSHKLNSAIAQAYYAKKQGLKGVTTETGAGQWGTALSMACAYFDLDCKVFMVKVSYEQKPFRREVMRTYGASVTPSPSETTEVGKKILAEHPGTTGSLGCAISEAVEVAVKNPGYRYVLGSVLNQVLLHQSVIGLETKAALDKYDIKPDIIIGCAGGGSNLGGLIAPFMGEKLRGEADYRIIAVEPASCPSFTRGTFAYDFCDTGMICPLAKMYTLGSSFIPSANHAGGLRFHGMSTTLSQLYHDGYMEAVSVEQTSVFEAAEKFARIEGILPAPESSHAIKAAMDEALRCKETGEEKTIVFGLTGTGYFDLVAYQKFNDGEMGDYIPTDEEIAAAVAKLPKVE; encoded by the coding sequence ATGTCGGAAAAAACTATCCCTTATAAGATCTATCTTGAAGAATCGGAGATGCCGACTTCGTGGTACAATATGCGCGCCGATATGAAAAATAAGCCCGCGCCGCTTTTAAACCCCGGAACATTAAAGCCGCTTACCGCAGAGGAAATGAGCGGTATATTCTGTGAGGAGCTCGTGGCTCAGGAGCTTGACGATACGACGCCGTATATAAAGATCCCCGAAGAGATCAGAAACTTCTATAAGATGTACCGCCCCTCGCCGCTGGTGCGCGCTTACTGCCTTGAAGAAAAGCTCGGCACGCCCGCGAAGATATACTATAAGTTCGAGGGCAACAACACGAGCGGCAGCCATAAGCTCAACTCTGCGATAGCTCAGGCTTACTACGCTAAAAAGCAGGGCTTAAAAGGCGTGACGACCGAGACGGGCGCAGGTCAATGGGGCACGGCTCTCTCTATGGCGTGCGCATATTTTGACCTTGACTGCAAGGTGTTTATGGTAAAGGTATCCTACGAGCAGAAGCCGTTCAGACGCGAGGTAATGCGTACCTACGGCGCAAGCGTAACGCCGTCCCCGTCGGAGACGACCGAGGTCGGGAAAAAGATACTTGCCGAGCATCCCGGCACGACCGGAAGCCTTGGCTGCGCCATATCCGAGGCCGTTGAGGTCGCAGTAAAGAACCCCGGCTACCGCTACGTTCTCGGCAGCGTACTCAATCAGGTGCTCCTCCATCAGTCCGTTATAGGCCTTGAGACGAAGGCGGCGCTTGACAAATACGACATAAAGCCCGATATAATAATAGGCTGTGCCGGCGGCGGCTCAAACTTAGGCGGCCTTATCGCTCCGTTCATGGGAGAGAAGCTCCGCGGCGAGGCCGATTACCGCATCATAGCGGTCGAGCCCGCGTCCTGCCCCAGCTTCACGCGCGGCACGTTCGCTTACGACTTCTGCGATACCGGCATGATCTGCCCGCTCGCAAAGATGTACACGCTCGGTTCGAGCTTTATCCCGTCGGCTAACCATGCGGGCGGCCTGAGATTCCACGGCATGAGCACGACTTTAAGCCAGCTTTATCACGACGGCTATATGGAGGCTGTTTCGGTTGAGCAGACGTCCGTATTCGAAGCGGCGGAAAAGTTCGCGCGCATCGAGGGCATACTCCCTGCTCCGGAGAGCAGCCACGCTATAAAGGCGGCTATGGACGAGGCTTTAAGATGCAAGGAAACGGGCGAGGAAAAGACCATCGTGTTCGGTCTTACCGGCACGGGCTACTTCGATCTCGTTGCATATCAGAAGTTCAACGACGGCGAAATGGGCGACTATATCCCCACCGACGAGGAGATCGCGGCCGCAGTTGCAAAGCTGCCGAAGGTAGAATAA
- a CDS encoding patatin family protein, which translates to MIGIIDVGGGERAIYGAGVFDRCLDMGIEFDCYIGVSAGAANQVSFISRQRGRNYKYYTEYAHRKEYMSWNNFVRTRNYLDLDYIYSTMANKGGEDEIDFDALKRGTSGRIFEIVSTNANTGKPVYFSVDDMAQDDYGVLKCTCNLPIVNGAYKYKGKYYFDGGLSDPIPIKRAFELGCDKVVVILTKKRTYRRNYLQDALMAFLIPQRPLSAVSMAKRAYVYNTQVKLCEQYEREGRVLIVAPEDTEGMLALTKERAKLDRLYERGMRDAEAIRGFIKDEKIILKTT; encoded by the coding sequence ATGATAGGCATTATTGACGTCGGAGGCGGGGAGCGAGCCATATACGGCGCAGGCGTTTTCGACAGATGCCTTGATATGGGTATCGAATTCGACTGCTATATAGGCGTTTCCGCGGGGGCTGCCAATCAGGTGTCCTTCATTTCGCGCCAAAGGGGCAGAAATTATAAATATTATACTGAATACGCGCACCGCAAGGAATATATGAGCTGGAACAATTTTGTGAGAACGCGAAATTATCTTGATCTCGATTACATATATTCCACTATGGCAAATAAGGGCGGGGAGGACGAAATAGACTTCGACGCCTTAAAGCGAGGCACGAGCGGGCGCATATTTGAGATAGTATCCACCAACGCGAATACGGGGAAGCCCGTCTATTTTTCAGTGGACGATATGGCTCAGGACGATTACGGCGTATTAAAATGCACGTGCAATCTTCCCATAGTGAACGGAGCGTACAAATATAAGGGGAAGTATTATTTCGACGGCGGGCTCTCCGATCCCATACCGATAAAGAGAGCGTTTGAGCTTGGCTGCGATAAGGTCGTCGTAATACTTACGAAGAAGCGCACGTACAGAAGAAATTACCTTCAGGACGCGCTGATGGCCTTTCTCATACCGCAAAGGCCGCTGTCGGCCGTGAGCATGGCAAAGCGCGCATACGTTTACAATACGCAGGTGAAGCTATGTGAGCAGTACGAAAGGGAAGGCCGCGTGCTCATAGTCGCGCCCGAGGATACGGAGGGCATGCTGGCCCTTACAAAGGAGAGGGCAAAGCTCGACAGGCTTTACGAGCGCGGGATGCGAGACGCCGAGGCTATTCGGGGATTTATAAAAGATGAAAAAATAATTTTAAAAACCACTTGA
- a CDS encoding S-layer homology domain-containing protein yields the protein MKKAKAVSTLLVFALLISLFCFAGAEYKTSEWADAEVSGFKDAGLMPKEFPEDLTVSVNRAEFAAIAVAVYEKQAGAISADTGSRVFDDTNDINVLKAYKIGVVNGVSAVQFMPERGITRQEMCTMMSRLVDALGVNAPVTMQYVIFDDEDDISDWADSSVQLMYKLGIVKGVSDNAKTAVIAPLSGATREQAIAMVWRLYTGFIAPGSGGQTVSPVKTGVSQSETSRIAAGDYTSFYIDDKGALYAWGRNDKYQLGLETSDHITGARRVATGVSSVAAAGSHGYYISEGKLYGFGDGETPHVMLENVRYVLAQRNRTYAITNSAALYAWGEGSLYTLGTGSEADVYTPVKILDNVAKVSVSGGFAAALTYGGDVYQWGDTRMVSALYGTDDIKNKTPALIMSGVRDISAGTSHILMITNKNELYGWGGNFSGQIDPAHQGGRFDEPKLISVGVQGAWAGNEITFYTDTDQDLYAMGRNWGGRIGMSKVKVDETVSEPTYITYKVEKLYINDNSVFAIKSNGGVWSWGQNFNYRLGRDTENDVRDARQLMSDTGELAFGFDHTLLLTTSGERLYTWGLNEENQCGPTSETLNRFNVPSLYIFK from the coding sequence ATGAAAAAAGCAAAGGCAGTTTCAACTTTACTCGTTTTCGCTCTCTTAATATCGCTGTTCTGCTTTGCGGGAGCAGAGTATAAAACGAGCGAATGGGCCGATGCGGAGGTGTCGGGATTTAAAGATGCGGGGCTTATGCCCAAAGAGTTTCCCGAAGATCTTACAGTATCGGTAAATCGCGCCGAATTTGCGGCGATAGCCGTAGCGGTCTACGAAAAACAGGCGGGCGCTATATCGGCCGATACGGGCAGCCGTGTGTTTGACGACACGAACGATATAAATGTGCTCAAGGCTTATAAAATAGGCGTCGTGAACGGCGTGTCTGCAGTGCAGTTCATGCCAGAGCGCGGCATAACGCGCCAGGAGATGTGCACTATGATGTCACGGCTTGTCGACGCGCTCGGCGTAAATGCGCCGGTAACGATGCAGTATGTAATATTCGACGACGAGGATGATATATCTGATTGGGCCGATTCATCGGTACAGCTCATGTATAAGCTCGGCATAGTAAAGGGCGTAAGCGACAATGCGAAAACGGCAGTCATAGCTCCGCTTTCGGGAGCGACGAGAGAGCAGGCCATAGCAATGGTATGGCGCCTTTATACGGGATTTATAGCCCCCGGATCGGGCGGACAGACCGTCTCCCCCGTGAAAACCGGCGTTTCGCAGAGTGAGACTTCGCGCATTGCCGCGGGAGACTACACCTCGTTTTACATTGACGACAAGGGCGCACTTTACGCCTGGGGCAGAAACGACAAGTATCAGCTCGGCCTTGAGACAAGCGATCACATAACGGGGGCGCGCCGTGTGGCTACAGGCGTCTCGTCCGTGGCTGCGGCGGGGTCTCACGGCTATTATATAAGCGAAGGCAAGCTGTATGGATTCGGCGACGGCGAAACGCCGCATGTTATGCTTGAAAACGTGCGGTATGTGCTTGCGCAGAGAAACAGAACATATGCCATAACAAACTCCGCGGCGCTTTACGCTTGGGGCGAGGGCAGCCTTTATACGCTCGGCACTGGCAGCGAGGCAGACGTATACACGCCCGTGAAAATTTTAGATAACGTGGCGAAGGTGTCTGTAAGCGGAGGATTTGCCGCAGCGCTAACTTACGGAGGAGATGTATATCAGTGGGGCGATACGCGCATGGTCAGCGCGCTTTACGGCACCGATGATATAAAGAACAAGACGCCCGCGCTTATTATGAGCGGTGTGCGCGACATATCGGCGGGAACGTCGCACATTCTTATGATAACGAACAAAAACGAGCTTTACGGCTGGGGCGGCAATTTTTCGGGACAGATAGACCCCGCGCATCAGGGCGGACGCTTTGACGAGCCTAAGCTTATATCTGTGGGCGTACAGGGCGCGTGGGCCGGAAACGAGATAACGTTCTATACCGATACGGATCAGGACCTTTACGCGATGGGCAGAAACTGGGGCGGCCGCATAGGCATGAGCAAGGTGAAGGTAGACGAGACCGTAAGCGAGCCCACATATATTACTTACAAAGTAGAAAAGCTTTATATAAACGACAATTCCGTGTTTGCGATAAAATCGAACGGCGGAGTATGGTCGTGGGGACAGAATTTTAACTACCGTCTGGGACGCGACACGGAAAACGACGTGCGCGACGCAAGACAGCTCATGTCGGACACGGGAGAGCTTGCCTTCGGATTCGACCATACTTTGCTGCTTACGACGTCGGGCGAACGTCTCTATACGTGGGGACTCAACGAAGAGAATCAATGCGGCCCGACAAGCGAGACATTAAACAGATTCAATGTTCCGTCGCTTTATATATTCAAATGA